Part of the Faecalibacterium duncaniae genome, CAAGTAGCTGCAAATAGCGGCGGCGTGGGAGACGACAAGGGCGTTCTGCTCCTCCGGGAGCGAATCCAGCAGTTCGTGGATGCAGTCTGCCATCCGGGCGCTGACCTCACGGAAGGACTCGCCGTCCGGATTTTTGAAGTCCGGGTCTTCGTATTGGCGTTTCCAGAACGAAGCGTCCTGCCCGGTCGTGTCGCCGGTGCGGCGCTCGGCAAGGCGGGTGTCCTGCCGGACGGGAAGCCCCAGCAGCTGTGCGGTCTGGAGCGCACGCAGCGAAGGGGACGACCAGACGAGCGAGACCGTGCGGAAAGCGTCATTTTGAAAGACTGCGGCGGCCCGCTGAAGACCTTCGGCAGAAAGGCCGGGGTCGGGGCTGGAACCGCCGCGCTCCGGGATGGAATGGCGCAGGAGAAGAAGGGTTGTCATGAAAGCCTCCGATTAAAAAAGTGACTTCAGTATAGCAGATTCGGGAAAGCAGATGCAAGAAAACGAGCCGAAAGAACGACGGGGCCGATTCACTCCCCCTCAAAACGCAACCAAATTGCAAAAAATGTTGCAATTTTCTCATGAAAAAAGAAGACTGGATTTCTCCAGACTTCCAATAGTATGTATCAATGGTTGCAGTTCAAGATCTTCTCAAGCGTATCCGCAAACCTGACATCCTGCTCTTTCGTCCGCTTTGGGCTCCCCTTGGGGTGCTTTCCGGCACGGAGGAGCTTTTTGTTTTCATAACGCCGCAGCATGAGAGCGTCTATGTTGTCGGCGGTGTATTCCAAACCGTTCTGATTCAGCACCCGGGCGCATTTGGCAAGGCACATGCTGGCCAGCCCGTAGTCCTGTGTTACCACCACGTCCCCCGGCTTTACCCGGTTGATGAGAGCAAAATCCACGCTGTCCGCTCCCTTATCGAACACCAGCGTCTGTGCACCTTCCCGTTCGATTTGGTGAGCGGTGTCGCACAGGATGA contains:
- a CDS encoding histidine phosphatase family protein gives rise to the protein MTTLLLLRHSIPERGGSSPDPGLSAEGLQRAAAVFQNDAFRTVSLVWSSPSLRALQTAQLLGLPVRQDTRLAERRTGDTTGQDASFWKRQYEDPDFKNPDGESFREVSARMADCIHELLDSLPEEQNALVVSHAAAICSYLQRFCTVEVTDAAQKLRRITFQGEVLLDGHFWEADGFVLHIENRRPVLIHTIFAAKKAPA
- a CDS encoding YaiI/YqxD family protein, coding for MTILIDADGCPVVNLTLQIAKQFDVPVIILCDTAHQIEREGAQTLVFDKGADSVDFALINRVKPGDVVVTQDYGLASMCLAKCARVLNQNGLEYTADNIDALMLRRYENKKLLRAGKHPKGSPKRTKEQDVRFADTLEKILNCNH